From a region of the Rathayibacter sp. VKM Ac-2804 genome:
- a CDS encoding RES family NAD+ phosphorylase produces MTPQLVVAQDPGEVWRVGYRPRPWDWPDWRYATDHGRFNGRWDDQLAEFRTLYTGESLEACLFEVLAHFRPEPGIDSEPDEIVDADGWVELFPDAAAGTVGRGWAVDRMVGTARQTGSYCLITHSESLGAVQASFPFERFGLTPCLLDASVVKNPDHRDLTRSIARWLFDEPGPDGRDAALDGVAFRSRFGDELRLWAVFERPEDAEEGVSHCLLDRSEAPLDAEGPELSRVFAVHGIRWADGP; encoded by the coding sequence ATGACACCGCAGCTGGTCGTCGCGCAAGACCCCGGGGAGGTCTGGCGCGTCGGGTATCGCCCGCGGCCCTGGGACTGGCCCGACTGGCGGTACGCCACCGATCACGGTCGCTTCAACGGGCGCTGGGACGATCAGCTCGCGGAGTTCCGGACGCTCTACACCGGCGAGTCCCTCGAGGCGTGCCTCTTCGAGGTGCTGGCGCACTTCCGCCCCGAGCCCGGGATCGACTCCGAACCGGACGAGATCGTGGACGCGGACGGCTGGGTCGAGCTGTTCCCGGACGCGGCGGCGGGAACGGTCGGCCGAGGCTGGGCAGTGGACCGGATGGTCGGGACGGCTCGCCAGACCGGCAGCTACTGCCTCATCACCCACTCCGAGAGCCTCGGCGCCGTCCAGGCGTCCTTCCCCTTCGAGCGGTTCGGGCTGACGCCCTGTCTTCTCGACGCCTCGGTCGTCAAGAATCCGGACCACCGCGATCTGACCCGGTCCATCGCCCGCTGGCTGTTCGATGAGCCAGGCCCTGACGGCCGTGACGCCGCTCTCGACGGGGTCGCCTTCCGGTCTCGATTCGGCGACGAGCTCCGACTGTGGGCGGTCTTCGAGCGACCGGAGGACGCGGAAGAGGGCGTGAGCCACTGTCTGCTCGACCGGAGTGAGGCGCCCCTCGATGCGGAGGGGCCGGAGCTGTCCCGCGTCTTCGCGGTGCACGGCATCCGCTGGGCCGACGGCCCCTGA
- a CDS encoding LysR family transcriptional regulator — protein MDPARLRLLRELGDRGSVAAVAAALGVSPSAVSQQLAALQAGVPVPLTMKEGRRLVLTEAGEALAIAGTRVQEALAAAKDTLGSFLRHDDRPVRLSAFHSAGLALFGPLLAALADGPRVALADADVAQSRFPGLTADHDLVVAHRLPQDPEWPRARLVVTPLLVEPLDIALPAAHPLAAQPSIRPEQLADELWVSTHEGFPLTGVLEHLGALIGRAPRVAHRINEFSVAARVVRSGAAIAILPRITAAPLAVDGMVLRPLEGAGLVRHVDVLARPDALARTAVRTVLAALRRVAADAAG, from the coding sequence ATGGACCCCGCCCGCCTCCGCCTGCTCCGCGAGCTCGGTGACCGCGGGAGCGTGGCGGCCGTCGCGGCGGCGCTCGGGGTCAGCCCCTCCGCGGTGTCGCAGCAGCTCGCCGCCCTGCAGGCGGGCGTCCCGGTGCCGCTCACGATGAAGGAGGGGCGGCGGCTCGTGCTCACCGAGGCGGGAGAGGCGCTCGCGATCGCGGGGACGCGGGTGCAGGAGGCGCTCGCCGCGGCGAAGGACACGCTCGGCTCGTTCCTCCGGCACGACGACCGTCCCGTCCGGCTGTCGGCGTTCCACAGCGCGGGGCTCGCGCTCTTCGGTCCGCTGCTCGCGGCGCTCGCCGACGGCCCGCGGGTGGCGCTCGCCGACGCGGACGTCGCGCAGAGCCGCTTTCCGGGGCTGACGGCCGACCACGACCTCGTCGTCGCGCACCGCCTGCCGCAGGATCCGGAGTGGCCGCGGGCCCGGCTGGTCGTCACCCCGCTCCTCGTCGAGCCGCTCGACATCGCGCTGCCGGCCGCGCATCCGCTCGCCGCGCAGCCGAGCATCCGGCCCGAGCAGCTCGCCGACGAGCTGTGGGTCTCGACGCACGAGGGCTTCCCGCTCACGGGCGTGCTCGAGCATCTCGGCGCGCTGATCGGGCGCGCCCCGCGGGTCGCGCACCGGATCAACGAATTCTCGGTCGCCGCTCGAGTCGTCCGCTCCGGCGCCGCGATCGCGATCCTGCCCCGGATCACCGCGGCGCCGCTCGCGGTCGACGGCATGGTCCTCCGCCCGCTCGAGGGCGCCGGCCTCGTCCGCCACGTCGACGTGCTGGCCCGCCCGGACGCGCTCGCCCGCACCGCGGTCCGCACCGTGCTGGCGGCGCTGCGCCGCGTCGCGGCGGACGCGGCCGGCTGA